GGCAGATCTTCTTTGCCCACCCATCCCAAATCGCCCCCCTGATCTTTCTCCGGTCCGCGGGAATACTGGGCTGCCAATTCTTGAAACGGTGTTCCTGCTTCAAGTTTCTGCCTGAGGGTATCCGCCTGTTCCCGGGTCTCGACCACAATCTGCCGGGCATGAACCCTGACTTGCCGGTAAAACTGAAGCAGATGGGTCCAGTAAAACTCTTCCACCTCATCATCCCCCACATGAATCCGTTCCTCAACCGCCTGGTTAATGGTCTGCTCAATGGTTAACCGCTTGGTCACCAGCATCCGCCAGTCTTCCGGGGTTAAATGCTGTTCCTTGAGCATTCGTTCCGAATCCCCTTCAGCAGAACCGTTCCAAAAACCATTCATAAATCCGGCAACTTTTTCCTCTGCAACCACGACCTTAAGCCGCTTGGCTTCTTCCAGGATCAGTGCATCATTAATCAACCGGTCGAGAACATCTCCGCGGGTAATATTCGAAAAAGCCATATTATCACTAACCTTAAGAAATTGCATTTCCCGTTTGAGGTCCACATCCAAAATACCCACACCATTGACCGAGACCAACGTTTTGGGCTTATAAAATTTTTGGGTTAGATACTTGGAGAAAAATCCGAGTGAAAACACTCCGAGCCCCAGGACAACCGCACCCAGGATAATATATGTTTTTTTCATGTGCATAACCTTTGTCAGGCAGGAATACGTGCAATCGCAGACCGGCTGATATTATTCAATCACAATATCTATATTATCATCACCGTACTGCTCACGGAATCGCGACTCTTTCACTTCCACTGAGCTGTCTTTCTCCAACCGGCTGATCAATTTTTCTTCGACCAAAATAGCCTTGATCTGTTTTTGTACGGTTTTCAGCTTGGGAACTTTGGCAGCCGGATTTAAAATTTTCAATTTCCGGGCGTAGTCCTCAAAATACTCTTTCACCTCAGACTCGGAAATCTCCACACCCTTGAGCCCTTCTTTTTTCAAATTACTATTCAATTCATTGAGCAGAACATTTTCGTAAACTTGCCGGCTGATATAACCTTGCTGCGACTTGATATCTAAAATTTGTTTGTCCAGTTCTTCCTGGGTTTTTCCCTGAATTTCAGTAATTTTCTTTTTAATAACATCCTCTTGGTGATAGCCGCGATTTTCCGCTTCAATGATCAATAATTCTTTTTTTACCAAATTATCCAGAATTTTACGTTTGCCCTTATAAGACTCCGCTAAAACTTTATAGTTCTTGGGAAGATTTTGAATTGCCCGGTCAAAATCAAGTGTGGTGATTTCACGATCACCCACAATCGCCAAAACATCGGCATCTTTTTTTCCACAGCCTAAATTCCCCAGTGCAACAACAGCCACACAAAATATTAGCAAAGAACGCACACAATACTTCATCAGAACCTCCCTAAAAATAAAAATCACCTGACCTTTGATTTCTGTGTCAAGGTACACTTTCCCACCGGCCAATACATATTTATAGCACTATGTCAAAAAACAGTTACTCGTTTATATCATACAAATTTTAATTCGGACAAGAACTTTTTAACGTGTGTCAAGGGATCTCCGGCAGGCAGACCCACCTGTAACCCCGCCTGCTCTCCGGGTAAAAAACGAATCCGCTTACTCTGGTCCCCTAAAAGCTGTTGCACCAAGTCGGCATTGGGCTGGAAATATTTAGGCCAATTAAATTTTACGATCCGCTCAGTAATCTGAATCTCACTGATATGGACCTGACGTGCCATGATCCTTAAAAAAGCAACCTTCACCAAAGTTTGCACCGCCTGCGGCAAGGGACCAAAGCGGGCTGCAATCTCTTTTTCCAAAGCAGCCAAGTCCACCTCTTTTTGTACTGATGAGAGGCGCTTGTATAAATTCAGCCGGGTCATGGTATCCGGCACATACTCCGAAGGGATAAAGGCATCCTGCGCAATGGAAATGGTGACCTCCAGAGGGCCTTCCCGGCGCTGTCCGCGCAGCTCCCGCACCGCTTCTTCCAGCAAGCTGCAATACGTTTCAAACCCTACCGCCGTTACCTGCCCTGACTGTTCAGGTCCCAGCACGTCCCCGGAACCGCGAATCTCCATATCCCGCATGGCAATTTTAATACCGGAGCCAAGCTCGGTAAATTCCTGCAGCGTCATCATACGCTTCTCCGCATTCCCGGTCACCGCGCCGCCCACGGGGTAAAACAAATAAGCATAAGCCTGACGGTCCGCGCGTCCGACCCGGCCGCGCAATTGATACAACTGGGATATTCCCAGGGCATCGGCACGATTGATAATAATGGTATTCACATTGGGCATATCCAGTCCTGATTCTACAATAGTGGTGGAAACCAACACATCCTCGGACCGGGCAATAAATCTTTCCATCACCGGTTCAAGCTGCTTTTTGTCCATTTTGCCGTGGGCCACCGCCACCCTGGCTTCCGGCACCAGATTTTTAACCCG
The bacterium DNA segment above includes these coding regions:
- a CDS encoding peptidylprolyl isomerase; amino-acid sequence: MKKTYIILGAVVLGLGVFSLGFFSKYLTQKFYKPKTLVSVNGVGILDVDLKREMQFLKVSDNMAFSNITRGDVLDRLINDALILEEAKRLKVVVAEEKVAGFMNGFWNGSAEGDSERMLKEQHLTPEDWRMLVTKRLTIEQTINQAVEERIHVGDDEVEEFYWTHLLQFYRQVRVHARQIVVETREQADTLRQKLEAGTPFQELAAQYSRGPEKDQGGDLGWVGKEDLPQTFTKVLFQLKPGKPSDPVATEYGYHIFLVEKRERGGKIPLEEAKKMIARDLRLAKTDKAFRVWLEDLRSQAEISIHNRQGVGK
- a CDS encoding SurA N-terminal domain-containing protein codes for the protein MKYCVRSLLIFCVAVVALGNLGCGKKDADVLAIVGDREITTLDFDRAIQNLPKNYKVLAESYKGKRKILDNLVKKELLIIEAENRGYHQEDVIKKKITEIQGKTQEELDKQILDIKSQQGYISRQVYENVLLNELNSNLKKEGLKGVEISESEVKEYFEDYARKLKILNPAAKVPKLKTVQKQIKAILVEEKLISRLEKDSSVEVKESRFREQYGDDNIDIVIE